The window CGACGATCCATTTCAGGTGTAAGCAGTATCATCAAGCGCGTCCGTTCGCACATTCGCGATGCGCCGGCATCGTGCTAGACAACACCCGATGCCTTCGTCGACACAACCGCGTACAGCGAGCGCGATCCGTCATCGCTTGGTGTGCTACGACTGCTTCAAGCCGCAAGTGGCGTGCGTCTGCGCTTCGATCGAGCCGGTCGCGAACCGCACCGGCATCATCATCCTGCAGCACCCGCGCGAGCGCTTCCACGCCGTCGGCACGGCGCGCATCGCGCGGCTGGGGTTAGTGAAAGTCCGCGTCGAGTCCCGCGCACCGCGCGCACGCGACTCGGCGATGTCGGTGCCGTTTCCCGCGCGCACCGCGTTGCTCTATCCGACAAACGGAGCCCAGGAGTTGGCGGCGATGCCGGTGGTCGAGCGGCCGCAGAATTTGGTTGTTCTCGACGGCACATGGTTTCACGCCAAGAAGATCTACGACGCCTATCAATGGTTGCGAGATCTCCCGCACGTCAGCCTGACGCCGAGCGAACCCAGCCGGTACCGCATTCGCCGCGAACCCAAGCCGCACTACGTCGCCACGTTGGAAGCGATCGTTTGCGCGTTGCGAATCATCGAGCCGCATACGCGCGGCCTTGACGGCCTCCTGCGCAGCTTCGCCGCCATGATCGACCGCCAAGCGGCGTACACGCCGACGACAAAAAAGAGTCTTGTTCCATCGACATTGAATTTCACGAGCGGCGGCGGCTAACCTAGCAGCCCGTTGAAAGGTGCGGCGCCCTTCGAGACGGCGCTGCGCGCCTCCTCAGGGCGAACGGAAAAGTGTTGCGGCACAAAAGAGGAACCGCTCGTGCTGAGGAGCGCCGACAGGCGCGTCTCGAAGCATGCGGGTCTTTCAACGAGCGCCTAGTTCTCACCTGCAACGCTCGATATAGTCGCGCGGCCGAAAAGGAGTCCGCTCATGCCGCCGCGCGCAACGTTGATCGAAGAATTGTCGGAAGGGGTGCTGCTGATCACGCTCAATCGGCCGGAGCGGAAGAACGCTTTCAATCATCGGATGTGGGGCGACTTCCGCGACGCGCTGGCGGAGGCGCAAGCGAGCGACGCGGTACGCGTTGTCGTGGTCACCGGCGCCGGCAACGCGTTTTCCGCCGGACAAGATCTCAGTGAAATGATGAGTGGCGGCGAAGCCGAGTCGGGTGACGCGCATCCGTTCGGCACATTCATGGATCGGCTGTGTGCCTTCGACAAGCCGTTGATCGCCGCCGTGAACGGCGTCGGCGTCGGGATTGGCCTCACGCTGCTGCTGCACTGTGAGTATGTCTACATCGCGCGCGACGCCCGTCTGCGCGCGCCGTTCATCACCCTCGGCGTGGTGCCCGAAGCGGCCAGCAGCTACCTCCTGCCGGCGCTGGTCGGCTACCGCAAAGCGATCGACTTGCTGTTCGAGTCGGACTTCATCTCCGCCGATCGAGCGGTCGAGATCGGGATCGCCACGCAACTCTGCGAACCTGACGCGCTGCTCGCCGCCGCACTCGAGCGCGCGCGCCGCCTGGCGGCGAAGCCGCTCGGGTCTTTGCGCTGGACGAAACGACTCGTACTCGCCGCGCGCCAGGATCAAGTGGCGGCGGCGCGCCAACGCGAAGACGAGGCGTTCACGCATCGCGTCGGCTCGCCGGAGAATCTCGAAGCGGTGGCGGCCTTCTTTGCAAAACGCAGCCCGGACTTTTCCGCCGTGCCACCAACCGACCGCGAACCATAAGCTACGTTATACCGAAACCTTCTCCACGTACTCGGCCACGCGGTACGCCGCCGTGCGGCCGATGAAGCGGGTGATGTCGTCGCGAATGATACGCTCACCTTCGGCCGAGTCGAACATTCCTGTCTTGAGTGTCTCCAAGCTGGGAAAATGCAACTCGGCGATGCCGTCCAGTTCGTCGCCGCCGGACGACAGGCGTTCGTCGACAACGTTGGTGACGTACTTCGACAAGCCGGCATGATGCACGAGGGCGAGTGGCACATGACGGGTGAGCCAATGCGCGACAAACTCCGCATGGCTGATGCCGGTCCGTCGCACCAGCGGGCACACCAGCTTGATGCCTGGCGATCGCACGCCAAGCGGCGCGTCGGGCCAGCGCGGCTTCTGCACGTGCTCGGTGGTGGCATACGCGTGCGCGCCGCTCGTGAAGCCTTGCACGTCGCGCTCGACGATCGCTTGTCCCGCCGGCGAGTCGTAGAGGCGCTCGCGAAAGTCCGCGAGGGTGTCGAACGACAACTCGCCCACGCTATCGAGCGGCTCCCAGCCGTCAGGCGACTGCTCGACGATGTTGACGACGTACGCTCGCAGAGTCGGATGGTGCTGCAGCGCAATCGGCACGTGGCCGCCGAGCAGCAGCTCCGCATACCGCTCGTGTGTGATGTCGGGCCGGCGGCGGCAGAGGAAGATGAGTTTGACCATCGCGGCTCGTTTGCCCGAATCGGACGGCGCCGGTCAAGCGGCCCCTCGATACGCAGCCCTTCGATACGAAGCCTGCGGCTTCTACTCAGTGCCGCTACTCGGGAAAGCGGTGTTTTCTTCTCCGAAAATCCAGTACCCGTTTGCCCGAGTAGATCGCGAAGTGATCATATCGAGGGCCTCTCGCCTGCGTGACAACGCACCGGTTCAGTGATTGATCAAATCGCACAGGAGCGCCGAGATGAGTGACCCAGGAGCGTTGAGCGGAATTCGCGTCGTCGAGCTGGGCATGTGGGCCGCGGGGCCCGCGTGCTGCGCGGTGTTGGGCGATTGGGGCGCCGACGTGGTGAAGATCGAAGACCCGCGCACGGGAGATCCCATGCGGGGCTTTCAAGTGCGCAGCAAAGCCGATCCCAATCAACGCGTGTCACCGAGCTTCGCGGTCAACAATCGCAACAAGCGCAGCGTGACGCTCAACCTGGACACCGAGAGCGGCCGAACCGTCGCGCTCGATCTAATCGGCAAAGCCGACGTGTTCGTCTCCAACTGGCGACCACGCGCGCTTGAGCGCCTCGGCTTCGATCCCGAGACGCTCACCGCACATTTTCCTCGGCTCATCTTCGGGCAGCTCAGCGGCTACGGTCACGTCGGACCGGAACGCGATCGTGCGGCGTTCGACTATGGCGCGGCCTGGGCGCGCGCCGGCATCATGGCGAGCATCGGTGAACCCAACAGTCCGCCGCCGGGCGCGCGCCCGGCACTCATCGATCACCCGACCGGTTTGAGTCTCGCCGGCGGCATCGCGGCCGCCCTGTTCGAGCGCACGCGCACCGGCAAGGGACAGATCGTGCGTACGTCGCTGTTCCAGATGGGGCTATGGATGAAAGCCGTCGACCTGCAGGCGGCGATGCTCGGCGGCGCTCTGCCGTTACCCGAGCCGTTTCGCCGCGGTCAATCCGCTGTTCAATTTCTACCGCACAGCGGACGGCCGCTGGCTCTACCTCATCATGATGCAGGGCGATCGCCACTGGCGCGATTTCAGCCGCGCAATCGGACGTGATGACTGGGCCGACGACGAAGCGCTGCAAACCATGCGTGGGCGCTTTGAGCAACGCAGCGAGATCATCGCGCGACTCGATGCGTTGTTCAGCACTAAGTCGTTCGACGAGTGGGCCGAGATTCTCGATCGCCACCATCTCTTCTGGGCACGCGTGCAGAACGACGACGAAGTGCTCGCCGATCCACAGGCCGCCGCGCTCGAAGCATGGGGCGAAGTGACCGACGCCGCTGGAGAGTCGATGACGCTATTGAAGAGCCCGATCGGCTTCTCGCGCTCCGAGACGTCGCTACGAGTGGCCGCACCCGAAGTCGGCCAACACACCGAAGAGGTGCTCCTGGAGCACGGCTACACCTGGGAACGCATCGCCGAGTTGAAGGAGCAAGGCGCGATCGGATGACGCGATCGGATGATTTGGCGGGCGCGTCCGGCAGTGGTAGCGTTCGCTCGCCATCGCTTAGGAGGAACGACTCATGGGCACCGTCCACTTCGGCGTCTCGCTACCGCAAATCAAACGGACCTGGGAGGAGACGCGCGCCGCCGCGCTCGAGTTCGAACGCCTCGGGTTCGATTCGGTGTGGCTCAACGATCATCTCTACGGCATCCCAGGTCCGCAGATTCCCATCCTCGAAGCGTGGACCACGTTGTCGGCGGTTGGTGCCGTAACCAACCGCGTGCAGCTCGGGACGTTGGTTTCGCCGGTCGGTTTCCGCAATCCCGCGCTGCTGGCGAAGATGGCGGCGACGCTCGACCAGATCAGCAGCGGGCGCGTGATCGTCGGCATCGGCGGCGGGTGGTTCCAGATGGAGTTCAGCGGCTACGGCTTCGAGTTCCCATCGCTGCGGGCGCGATTGCAGCAACTCGACGAAGCGGCGACGGTGATGAAGCGAATGTGGACGGAAGAACAACCCACGTTCACCGGCAAGCATTTTCGGACCGAATCCGTATACTGCGAACCGAAGCCTGTACGACGCCCGCCGATCCTGATTGGCGGCGGCGGTGAGAAAGTGCTGCTGCGTTTGGCCGCGCAACACGCCGACATCTGGAACAACCTCGCCGTGGATCAAGGCAACCTCGCCGCGAAGGTCGAGCGACTGACGGCGCACTGCCGCGCGATTGATCGTGATCCGGCGAGCATCACGATCTCGCAGCAATGTCTCGTCGTCATCGGCGCGAACGACGTCGACGCCGAGGCGAAGCTCGAGAAGGCGCGGCAGATCTACGGCGGCCACCTCGGTGCCGGCGGTCCGCATGGCATCGCCGGCACCGCCGCGCAGTGCATCGCCAAGATCAAGCAGCACCTCGCGCTCGGTTGCACCATGTTCATCATCGAGTTCTTCGGCCGCGATACCCGCGAGCCGGCGCGGCTGTTCGCCGAGCAAGTGGTGCCGGCGTTTCGGTGAAGGCTTGATCCGACCGATCGCTCGGATCAGTCCAATCTGTCCGATCCGTTGGGCCTCGACATGAGCACACGCGCACCGATCCCACGCTGGTTCATCCTCGTTATCCTCACGGCGCTGGGGGCGAACTTGCTCGCCGGCGTGACCACCACCATGACCGTCGACCTCATGCATGGGGTGACGCCATTCGCGCTCAGCGTGCGCGAGTTCGAGTACACGCTCCTGCCATATTACCGCGTCGTGACCTACTCTACCCTGACGACCGTCATCCTCGCCTACCTGTGGCCGATCATTGGCTTCACGCAACGCGACACGACGGAACCTCCGTCGGCCAAGCTGCAGCGCCGCGTCATCAACGCGCCGTTCGTGATCGCGGCGATCGGCTTCAGCGGCTGGCTCTTCAGTCCGATCTTCTTCGCCAGCGCGACGGTACTGCGCTTCGGACGCTGGGCGCCTGAATTGGCCTCGCAGCAGATCTTCTCTCCGCTCGTGAGCGGTTTCCTTGCCGCCACCATTTCGTATTTGGTCAGCGACTGGATCTTTCGGGTGTTGGTCGTACCGCGCGTGTTTCCGGGCGGGCGCTTGGCAGAGATTCGCGGCACGATCGCGCCGGATGTCCGCACTCGCCTGCTGATCTTCTTGATCGCCGTGGCATTCGCGCCGTTGTTCACCATGCTCGGACTCATCCGCGCTGCGGTCGTCCGCGTCCAAGGCGGGCTGCCGGTGAGCGATACCGTCGCAACGCTCTCGCTCGCCAGCGGCGTGACCTTTACGCTGTTCATCGTAGTCGGCATCTTCCTCACGCTGGTCGTGGCGCGCACGCTGGCGCGCCCGTTGGGTGAGATGGTCGCGACGCTTGGCCGCGTGCAAGGCGGCGATCTGACGCGTGGCGTCTCCGTCGCGTCCGCCGACGAGGTCGGTGTCTTAGCTGATGGCGTGAACGCCCTGCTCCACACGTTGCGCGACAAGGAACGCATCCTCGAAACATTCGGACGCGTCGTCGAGCCGGCGGTGCGCGACAAGTTGCTGGCCGGCGAGTTGCGGCTCGGTGGCGAAGTGCGTCAGGCGTCGGTGCTGTTCTGCGATTTGCGCGGCTTTACCGGCCTCGCCGAGACGGCAGCGCCCGCCGCGGTGGTGGCGACGCTGAACGCCTTCTTCACCGCCATGACCGCGTGGGTGCGCGAGTGCGGTGGCTTTGTCGACAAATTCATCGGCGATGCCTTGCTGGTGGTGTTCGGTCTCTTCGATCCTGATCCGCGCGATGCCGGCGCGCCGGCCGCCCTGCGGTGTGCACTCGGCATGCAAGACCGTCTGGCCGCCCTCAATACCGCGCGGGCCGCGGCCGGCGACGCGCCGCTCGTCGTGGCGGTGAGCGTGCACACCGGCGAAGTGCTTGCCGGCCGCATCGGCGCCGAGGATCGGCACGAGTATACGGTGATCGGCGATACGGTGAACGTCGCGGCTCGCTTGCAGCAAGTATGTAAGGAGCGCGGCTGCCGCCTCCTACTGTCGGAGTACACCTACGAGCTGGCGCGCGCGCACGGCGTCACCGCCGAGGTCACGCTACGAGACTCCGTCAGCCTGCGCGGCCGCAGCGAAACGGTTCGGGTGCTCGGTGTCGCGTGACTCTACGCCATCCGATGGCGCGCGTCCCTCTCGATCTCAAACCTTCTTCAACTCCGGCATCACGGCCCGTGCGAACAGCCGCATGCTGCGCTCGGCTTCTTCGATCGGCATGCCGGCGTAACTGAAGACGCCGATGTATGTGTCGCAGCCCACGTGCCCGCGGATCCGCTGCACGCGGTCGTAGCACTGCTCGGGCGTGCCCCACACTTGCAAGCCAAGGAAGAATTCGCTCACCGCATCGGCCCCGTGACTGTTCACCATCTCCGACATGCGGCCGTAGTATTCGTAGCCCTTGGTCTTGGCCAGGTGATCGCTCGCCAGTTCGTAGTGGCGCAGCACGCTCTGCCAGTAGCCGCCGATGTAGCGCAGCGCCATCTCGCGCGCGCGGCCTTCGTCTTCGTCGCAGAACGTCCAACCCGCCGCGATGGTCGGCAGCGGCTCGCCGCCGTTCAGTTTTCGATAGGCAACGCGGTACTCCTGCAACTCGGCGGCGACAGCTTCCCACGGCTTCTGCGGCACGATGAGAATGCCGACGCCGAGCTCGGCCATGATCTGCACGGATTCCGGCGACACCGCCGCCGCGTAGGTGCGGCCTTTGAAGGTCTTGAACGGCTTCGGGCGAATGTCGCGCCGCGGTTGTTTAACGTATTGGCCCTCGGATTCGCAGTAGCCCTGCTCGAGGCCGGTCAGAATCATCGCCGCGCTCTCGACAAAGCGGCCGCGCGATTCGTCCATCGGCACCCGAAAGCCTTCGAACTCGACTTTGCCCAAGCCGCGGCCGATGCCGAAGATGAAGCGGCCCCCGCACAGGTTGTCGAGCATCGAAACTTCTTCGGCCACGCGCATCGGGTCGTGCCACGGCAGCACGACCACCATCGAGCCGAGCTGCGCGCGCTGCGTCCGGCCGGCCATGTAGGTCAGGAACTGCAGCACGTCGGGACACATGGTGTAGTCCGTGAAATGATGCTCGACCCCCCAGATCGATTCGAAACCCAGCGGCTCGGCCAGATCCGCCAGGTGTACATCGTTGCGATACACCTCGAAGTCCGGTCGCTCGTTGAACGGGTTCTGAAAGATCGCCGACATCCCAACATGCATGGATCAATCTCCTTTGGCCGCTACTCAGGCGACCAGACCATTAGCGCTTCGTTCGACTCAAAATCAGTTTGCACGCGCGGGGCTGGATCGAGGTGACACTCGCGACCATCGACGTTGCGCCCGGTGCGCAGATCGAACCGATAGCCATGCCACGGACACGTGATGCAGCCGCCGTCAACCGGCGCCTCATCGAGCGGTCCGCCGCGATGCGGACAGACCACCGCATGCGCGATGATTTCGCCGGCGACTTCAACGAGACGGAAGCGCCGGCCACCGGTCTCCACAACTAACGGCAAGCGCGCACGTAGTGCCGAAAGCGAACCGAGACTGAGCGGTGGCGGCGTAACGGTCGCGCGCTGCGATTCGATCGTGCCGTCGAGCAGCGCCTGGCGCCGCGTCATCATCGCTTGGTCTTCGTCCCACAACTGGGTGTAGAGCCGCACGTAGGCATCGCCGACCGTGGCCGCGTGATCGCGCGGCACGCCGGGCACGTGGAACTCGACCGCGATGTTGGTCGCGTGCGCACCGATCGGGTCGAGGCGCGTGATGATCTCGGTCCCAATCCCCTGGCCGCTCACCGTGCGCGCGGAGTAGCAGCGATGCGGCCGATCCAACCGCACGTCGAGTTCGATTTCCCATGGCGCGTCGACCGGGGGCAAGGTCACCCACGCGCGCCAGCCATCGCTGTTCGCGTCGATCAGGCGGATCGCGCGAAACGAGGTGCGGTGCAACCACGGCAAGTGCTCCCAATCGAGCACGTTCTCCCAGATCCGCGCCAGCGACGCCGCGATGGTCCGGCGGTAGACCGCGACCAACGCCGGCGCGGTCGTGGATGGCGACGGCTCCAGCAGCATGGCACGGAGCTACACCGGTTGCGCCGCCCTGGCAACCACGGGTTCCCTTTCGTCGCGGTCCACGCTAATCAACGTTTTGCGATGGCCCCGGATGAGCAGCCCCGTGCGGGGAAGACCAATCCCAACGTCTCCGTCGTGATCCCGGCGCGCGACGAGGAGCAGCTGATCGCTTCCTGTCTGCGGGCGTTGGCGCGGCAGTCGATCGGCGCGCACGCACTCGAAGTCATCGTCGTCGCCGCCGGCACCGATCGCACAGCGGAGATTGCGACGGCCGCGGGCAGCAGCTTCCGGCGCTGTGAAGTGGTGACGCTGGAAGCCGGCAATAAGAACGCGGCACTGCGGATTGGCTGTGCGCGGGTGAGTGGTGACATCGTCGCGCTGATCGACGCCGACACCGAGCTCGCCCCCACCGCGCTGGCGGAGTTTGTGAAGGAGCTGGAACGCACGCCCCACAGTGTTTTTCATGGGGCGCTGCGATCGCGCCACGCGACATGGGTGGCGCGCTACTCCGAACTCCACTACCGGCTGGTCAAGGATCTCCACTTCAACGGCAACCTCGGCGGCGGCGTCATCGTGCTCCCCCGCGCCGCGCTCAACGCCATGGATCTCGGCGACTTGTTCCCCGACCGCATTGGCGCAGGCGACGATGTTCACCTCGGGCGGCAGTTGCGGCGGTGCGGGTGGCGCATCGCTTATGTTGCCACGGCCGAAGGTACGACCGGGTTTCCGCAGACACTGCGCGGCCTGGTCGCGTCGATGTTACGCAATCGCCGTGGCGTGATGGCGTTGTTGCCGTGGCCCGAGGCGGCGCTGCAGGCGGCGAATAGCGTGCTGCTGCTCGGCAGCGCGGGCGCCCCGCTGCTCGTTGCATCGCACTCCTTTACCTTGGCGCTGGTGTGTCTGCTGCCACTGCTCGTTCACCTAGCGCGCGGCGCATGGCGCGTCGTCACTCTGTATCGGCGCGGCTTGGGCGACTATCGCCGTGATCTGCCGGCGTTCCTCGCGCTCGATTTGCTCGACCGGGGACTCAAGCTGTGGGCGTTCATCGAGCGCGTGTGCGGGCGCGCGGCGCCGCGAAGTTTTCGCGGTGAGCGGCCAAAAGTCGCAGTGGCTTGATGCCAGGCGTGGTGACGGAAGCCAGCAACCGGCCGGCGCTGACGCTCGCCGAGATCGA is drawn from Deltaproteobacteria bacterium and contains these coding sequences:
- a CDS encoding DTW domain-containing protein, whose product is MPSSTQPRTASAIRHRLVCYDCFKPQVACVCASIEPVANRTGIIILQHPRERFHAVGTARIARLGLVKVRVESRAPRARDSAMSVPFPARTALLYPTNGAQELAAMPVVERPQNLVVLDGTWFHAKKIYDAYQWLRDLPHVSLTPSEPSRYRIRREPKPHYVATLEAIVCALRIIEPHTRGLDGLLRSFAAMIDRQAAYTPTTKKSLVPSTLNFTSGGG
- a CDS encoding enoyl-CoA hydratase/isomerase family protein, whose protein sequence is MPPRATLIEELSEGVLLITLNRPERKNAFNHRMWGDFRDALAEAQASDAVRVVVVTGAGNAFSAGQDLSEMMSGGEAESGDAHPFGTFMDRLCAFDKPLIAAVNGVGVGIGLTLLLHCEYVYIARDARLRAPFITLGVVPEAASSYLLPALVGYRKAIDLLFESDFISADRAVEIGIATQLCEPDALLAAALERARRLAAKPLGSLRWTKRLVLAARQDQVAAARQREDEAFTHRVGSPENLEAVAAFFAKRSPDFSAVPPTDREP
- a CDS encoding EthD family reductase, with translation MVKLIFLCRRRPDITHERYAELLLGGHVPIALQHHPTLRAYVVNIVEQSPDGWEPLDSVGELSFDTLADFRERLYDSPAGQAIVERDVQGFTSGAHAYATTEHVQKPRWPDAPLGVRSPGIKLVCPLVRRTGISHAEFVAHWLTRHVPLALVHHAGLSKYVTNVVDERLSSGGDELDGIAELHFPSLETLKTGMFDSAEGERIIRDDITRFIGRTAAYRVAEYVEKVSV
- a CDS encoding CoA transferase, with protein sequence MSDPGALSGIRVVELGMWAAGPACCAVLGDWGADVVKIEDPRTGDPMRGFQVRSKADPNQRVSPSFAVNNRNKRSVTLNLDTESGRTVALDLIGKADVFVSNWRPRALERLGFDPETLTAHFPRLIFGQLSGYGHVGPERDRAAFDYGAAWARAGIMASIGEPNSPPPGARPALIDHPTGLSLAGGIAAALFERTRTGKGQIVRTSLFQMGLWMKAVDLQAAMLGGALPLPEPFRRGQSAVQFLPHSGRPLALPHHDAGRSPLARFQPRNRT
- a CDS encoding CoA transferase → MFNFYRTADGRWLYLIMMQGDRHWRDFSRAIGRDDWADDEALQTMRGRFEQRSEIIARLDALFSTKSFDEWAEILDRHHLFWARVQNDDEVLADPQAAALEAWGEVTDAAGESMTLLKSPIGFSRSETSLRVAAPEVGQHTEEVLLEHGYTWERIAELKEQGAIG
- a CDS encoding TIGR03560 family F420-dependent LLM class oxidoreductase, with product MGTVHFGVSLPQIKRTWEETRAAALEFERLGFDSVWLNDHLYGIPGPQIPILEAWTTLSAVGAVTNRVQLGTLVSPVGFRNPALLAKMAATLDQISSGRVIVGIGGGWFQMEFSGYGFEFPSLRARLQQLDEAATVMKRMWTEEQPTFTGKHFRTESVYCEPKPVRRPPILIGGGGEKVLLRLAAQHADIWNNLAVDQGNLAAKVERLTAHCRAIDRDPASITISQQCLVVIGANDVDAEAKLEKARQIYGGHLGAGGPHGIAGTAAQCIAKIKQHLALGCTMFIIEFFGRDTREPARLFAEQVVPAFR
- a CDS encoding adenylate/guanylate cyclase domain-containing protein, which encodes MSTRAPIPRWFILVILTALGANLLAGVTTTMTVDLMHGVTPFALSVREFEYTLLPYYRVVTYSTLTTVILAYLWPIIGFTQRDTTEPPSAKLQRRVINAPFVIAAIGFSGWLFSPIFFASATVLRFGRWAPELASQQIFSPLVSGFLAATISYLVSDWIFRVLVVPRVFPGGRLAEIRGTIAPDVRTRLLIFLIAVAFAPLFTMLGLIRAAVVRVQGGLPVSDTVATLSLASGVTFTLFIVVGIFLTLVVARTLARPLGEMVATLGRVQGGDLTRGVSVASADEVGVLADGVNALLHTLRDKERILETFGRVVEPAVRDKLLAGELRLGGEVRQASVLFCDLRGFTGLAETAAPAAVVATLNAFFTAMTAWVRECGGFVDKFIGDALLVVFGLFDPDPRDAGAPAALRCALGMQDRLAALNTARAAAGDAPLVVAVSVHTGEVLAGRIGAEDRHEYTVIGDTVNVAARLQQVCKERGCRLLLSEYTYELARAHGVTAEVTLRDSVSLRGRSETVRVLGVA
- a CDS encoding LLM class flavin-dependent oxidoreductase, which produces MHVGMSAIFQNPFNERPDFEVYRNDVHLADLAEPLGFESIWGVEHHFTDYTMCPDVLQFLTYMAGRTQRAQLGSMVVVLPWHDPMRVAEEVSMLDNLCGGRFIFGIGRGLGKVEFEGFRVPMDESRGRFVESAAMILTGLEQGYCESEGQYVKQPRRDIRPKPFKTFKGRTYAAAVSPESVQIMAELGVGILIVPQKPWEAVAAELQEYRVAYRKLNGGEPLPTIAAGWTFCDEDEGRAREMALRYIGGYWQSVLRHYELASDHLAKTKGYEYYGRMSEMVNSHGADAVSEFFLGLQVWGTPEQCYDRVQRIRGHVGCDTYIGVFSYAGMPIEEAERSMRLFARAVMPELKKV
- a CDS encoding Rieske (2Fe-2S) protein, with amino-acid sequence MTRRQALLDGTIESQRATVTPPPLSLGSLSALRARLPLVVETGGRRFRLVEVAGEIIAHAVVCPHRGGPLDEAPVDGGCITCPWHGYRFDLRTGRNVDGRECHLDPAPRVQTDFESNEALMVWSPE
- a CDS encoding glycosyltransferase family 2 protein: MAPDEQPRAGKTNPNVSVVIPARDEEQLIASCLRALARQSIGAHALEVIVVAAGTDRTAEIATAAGSSFRRCEVVTLEAGNKNAALRIGCARVSGDIVALIDADTELAPTALAEFVKELERTPHSVFHGALRSRHATWVARYSELHYRLVKDLHFNGNLGGGVIVLPRAALNAMDLGDLFPDRIGAGDDVHLGRQLRRCGWRIAYVATAEGTTGFPQTLRGLVASMLRNRRGVMALLPWPEAALQAANSVLLLGSAGAPLLVASHSFTLALVCLLPLLVHLARGAWRVVTLYRRGLGDYRRDLPAFLALDLLDRGLKLWAFIERVCGRAAPRSFRGERPKVAVA